The window TTACCGCCGCCGCCAGGGTGGCGAACACCCCGGCCAGGATCAGCGAAGCGTGGGTGCCTGAAGTGGGAAACAGGTTGAACATCAGCGCCACCAGCGCTGCGCCGGAGGTTTGCCCCAGCAGGCGAGCGGTGCCGAGCATGCCGCTGGCGCCGCCGCTGCGGTTGCGCGGCGCGGCGGAGATAATGGTGTGGTTGTTGGGCGACTGGAACAGCCCGAAACCGGCGCCGCACAGCACCATGCGCCAAATGATGTCCAGATCCGATGGGTGGTTCGGCAACAGCGCCAACAGGAACAGGCCCAACGCAAACACCGCCAGGCCGATGCAGCCCAGCAGCCCGGCGTGCACCCGTTCCACCAGCCGGCCGGCGATGGGGGCCATCACCACGATGGCCAGCGGCCAGGGTGTCAGCAGCAGCCCGGTGGCCACTTCGTCGCGCCCCAACGCGCCCTGCAGAAAGAACGGCAGCGAAACCATCGCCAGCATTTGAGCGGCGAAGGAACAGATTGAGGTGCCCATCGACAGCGCGAAAATTGGAATGCGCAGCAGATCGACCGGCAGTAAAGGGAATTCCTGCCGCAGCTGGCGGCGCACGAAAAACCAGCCTACCGCCAGCAGCGCCGCGATTTCGCAGAAAATCAGCGTCAGGCTTTGGCCCTGGGCGAAGCCGCTGATGGCGGTGATCAGCAGGCCAAAGGTCAGGGCGTTCAGCAGCGCACTGGTGGGATCGAAACGCTGGTTGCCGCTCTTCTGGCCGTTGGCAGGCAGGAACTTCATACCCAACAGGAGCGCCACTATGCCGATAGGCAAATTGATGGCGAACAACCACTGCCAGGAAGCCACCGACAAAATTGCCGCCGCCACCGTTGGCCCGGCGGCGGATGAGCAGGCGACGATCAGCGAGTTAATGCCCATGCCGCGGCCGAGGAAGCGCTGCGGATAGACGATGCGGATCAGCGCGGTGTTGACGCTCATGATGGCCGCCGCGCCAAAGCCCTGCAGCACCCGGGCGATGGTCAGCGTGACCAGCGAGTCGGACAGGGCGCAGAACAGGGAGGTGATGCTGAACACCAGCAGGCCGCCCTGGTAGATGCGGCGGTAGCCGACCAGATCGCCGAGCGAAGCCAGCGACAGCAGGGAGATGGTGATCGCCAGCTGGTAGGCGTTAACCACCCAGATCGAGCTGGCCGGGCTGGCGTTGAGATCGCGCGCAATGGTCGGCAACGCCACGTTGGCGATGGCGCCGTCGAGCACGGAAACGGTAATGCCGAGCGCGATGGCGACAATCGCGCCGTAGCGTTGCGGGACGGGAAGGCCGTCGGTACAAGAACGCATGTTGGTCTCGAAAGCGTTAATCCGGGGGAGTATTACCATGCTAATCATATTCGTCTGCGATTGCATGCGCATTATCCGCATAATTGTAAGCGACAATGAGGCGCCAGGTTTTAAGCCTTTTGGCCTCAGCCATTTATCTCGGCCGCGCATTGCGTGGCGCCAAACGTTCCGTTTATACTGAAACCCTTGTTCAAATTTCCTAAAACAGAAACAGCTGAGTAGGGTATTCATCATGGCTAACGCAGATCTAGATAAACAACCGGATTCTGTTTCATCGGTAATGAAAGTGTTCGGTATCTTGCAGGCGCTGGGCGACGAGCGCGAGATCGGCATTACCGAGCTTTCCCAGCGGGTGATGATGTCCAAAAGCACCGTCTACCGTTTCCTGCAGACCATGAAGTCGTTGGGCTACGTGTCGCAGGAGGGGGAGTCGGAAAAATACGCGCTGACGCTGAAGCTGTTCGAACTGGGCGCCAAGTCGCTGCAGAACGTCGATCTGATCCGCAGCGCCGATATTCAGATGCGCGAGCTGTCGAACCATACCCGCGAGACTATTCACCTCGGCGCGCTGGATGAAGACAGCATCGTCTACATTCATAAAATCGACTCGATGTATAACCTGCGCATGTATTCGCGCATTGGCCGCCGCAACCCGCTGCACAGCACGGCGATCGGCAAGGTGCTGCTGGCCTGGCGCGATCGCGCCGAAGTGGAAGAAATCCTGTCACAGATTGAGTTTACCCGCAGCACCGCGCATACCCTGACCAGCGCCGCCGAACTGCTGCCGGTCCTGGATCAGGTGCGCGCGCAGGGCTTCGGCGAAGACGTGGAAGAACAGGAAGAAGGGCTGCGCTGCATCGCGGTGCCGGTGTTCGACCGTTTTGGCGTGGTGATCGCCGGGCTGAGCATCTCATTCCCAACCCTGCGCTTCTCTGAAGACGCCAAGGCGGACTATGTGAAGCGGCTGCATACCGCCGCGCGCAATATCTCCGAGCAGCAGGGCTATCACCACTATCCGTTCTGACGGCCGGCATGGCAAA is drawn from Serratia entomophila and contains these coding sequences:
- a CDS encoding MFS transporter, which produces MRSCTDGLPVPQRYGAIVAIALGITVSVLDGAIANVALPTIARDLNASPASSIWVVNAYQLAITISLLSLASLGDLVGYRRIYQGGLLVFSITSLFCALSDSLVTLTIARVLQGFGAAAIMSVNTALIRIVYPQRFLGRGMGINSLIVACSSAAGPTVAAAILSVASWQWLFAINLPIGIVALLLGMKFLPANGQKSGNQRFDPTSALLNALTFGLLITAISGFAQGQSLTLIFCEIAALLAVGWFFVRRQLRQEFPLLPVDLLRIPIFALSMGTSICSFAAQMLAMVSLPFFLQGALGRDEVATGLLLTPWPLAIVVMAPIAGRLVERVHAGLLGCIGLAVFALGLFLLALLPNHPSDLDIIWRMVLCGAGFGLFQSPNNHTIISAAPRNRSGGASGMLGTARLLGQTSGAALVALMFNLFPTSGTHASLILAGVFATLAAAVSGLRITQPRAQQAEAGQPGK
- the kdgR gene encoding DNA-binding transcriptional regulator KdgR; this translates as MANADLDKQPDSVSSVMKVFGILQALGDEREIGITELSQRVMMSKSTVYRFLQTMKSLGYVSQEGESEKYALTLKLFELGAKSLQNVDLIRSADIQMRELSNHTRETIHLGALDEDSIVYIHKIDSMYNLRMYSRIGRRNPLHSTAIGKVLLAWRDRAEVEEILSQIEFTRSTAHTLTSAAELLPVLDQVRAQGFGEDVEEQEEGLRCIAVPVFDRFGVVIAGLSISFPTLRFSEDAKADYVKRLHTAARNISEQQGYHHYPF